The window CCTGGAGGGTCAGGTAAGTGAGGAAGATTCAagctgcactcagcactgcttgATACTCTGTATTGCTGACTCACGGGTACACTGAAATTTCACACTTTACCAGTATGACGAGTGATGTCACATCAGCTGATAAAATAATCCTGTGCTTTGCAGAGTGGCATAGACTATTATTTCTGATAGGGATCCAACACAAATCATCTGAAGATCCATCTCCTGTTCAGACGAGAAAGCACCAGCAGAGCTATGGTTTCTGGCAGATAAAGGCAGATATCACATATGCTCTTTCAACTACTATGCCAGATGATCTCGGGTCTTACCCTTCTTATTGGTATATATTCATAGAAtttcctgagttggaagggacctatgaGGATTATCAAGTCCACTTCCTGTTCCACTGCTATCCCAGGTTTTTCTTACACTGTAACCGGTGCAGCTAATCACTGAGAGGGACTTGGGGGTCCtagtggatgaaaaacttaaaataagccaacagtgtgctcttgcagcttggaaagcaaatggtatgctgggctccatcagaagaggagtggccagcaggaacagggaggtgattgtccctctctgttcttcccttgtaaggcctcatctggagtactgcgtcctGGTCAGGGGCATccaatacaggaaagacagagagatgttggagagggtccagaggagggccacaaagatgatcagaggactggacCACccctcctatgaagacaggctgagggagctgggcttattcatCCTGGAGTGTGCAGGGTTACCTCATTGCAGCCTATTTAGGTACTTTACCTCTTTAGGTACTTTAGGAGCCTCCAAACAGGAGtggagtcaactctttacaagggtagataatggcaggaaaaggggaaatggttttaagttgaaggagggaagatttatgTTGGATatcagagggaagttctttaccaagagagtggtgaggtgctggaacaggccgcccagagaggttgtagatgccctgtccctggaggtgttcaagaacaggttggatggggccctggtgtcatggagttatctggGTCCGTGACAAGGGGCAAAaagcccaggaaaaaaaaaagaaaaggagagggaagaaaactaccctctgggcagcctggtttagtatTAAACGTGGAGGTCGACACGGCCCTGCATGCGGCAGAAGGGTTGGAGCTTAATGATccttagggtcccttccaactcgagccattctatgattctttttttttttcttagaaaaggtagttttctttcccttaagGGTGAATTTTGACCTCCCTATCAGTTTTTCAAAGTCCATATTAAAGTGGTAGGAATCTACtgcccaaaaaaaaaaaagtagaggaCTTGTAGCTCACCAATACGCATCACATACAGTGGAAAGACACTATCTCCACTGCATTTCCAGATCTCAAAGACAGTGACAGAAGGAAGCAGGACCTAGAAACTGAATGCTACTTATAGAATACTACTTATAGGTTTCTGCAAAAGCAATGTGTCCCCAAGGCTGCCAGTACAGTAAGAAAGTAGAAATTTTTACGTATGCTGAAGCCAAGAGCTGCATATGCTTTGATGAAAGGTGAAGCatcatatttaatatttaattttttctttctctttttctctttttcccatgTAGCTTATGGAAGGGTGAATGTGGAGGCTGGTCATGATGCTGTGTTGAATTGCCCATCTATTTCCAAGCTATCTTTGCTAATGGTGACATGGAAGATGAAATCCAGCACTTCCTGCTTTTTGGCTTATAGAAGGGATCTCAATGAGACAAGAATGTTAAACTGCAGTGAGAGGATGATGTGGAAATACTCACCTGACTGTGATCCAGCTCTTCGTATTTACTTTGTGAACCTGAATGACGAGGGAAATGACACCTGTGAAATTACCAGCAGCGAggggaattttctttttttcttttctctgactGTCATAGGTAAGACACACCTGGT of the Gallus gallus isolate bGalGal1 chromosome 1, bGalGal1.mat.broiler.GRCg7b, whole genome shotgun sequence genome contains:
- the LOC101752250 gene encoding cell surface glycoprotein CD200 receptor 1-A-like isoform X2: MHVSFLLQSFFHLLQCRFLLLKMTQTRTVLAAVLFLMIHLPGGSAYGRVNVEAGHDAVLNCPSISKLSLLMVTWKMKSSTSCFLAYRRDLNETRMLNCSERMMWKYSPDCDPALRIYFVNLNDEGNDTCEITSSEGNFLFFFSLTVIASQLRKKAHHSPVQTD
- the LOC101752250 gene encoding cell surface glycoprotein CD200 receptor 1-A-like isoform X1; its protein translation is MHVSFLLQSFFHLLQCRFLLLKMTQTRTVLAAVLFLMIHLPGGSAYGRVNVEAGHDAVLNCPSISKLSLLMVTWKMKSSTSCFLAYRRDLNETRMLNCSERMMWKYSPDCDPALRIYFVNLNDEGNDTCEITSSEGNFLFFFSLTVIASQLRKKAHHSPVQTETENFRFTPSHLNVPVMDHSVSPEKIYQNYKLQATFMSY